A window of Apodemus sylvaticus chromosome 9, mApoSyl1.1, whole genome shotgun sequence contains these coding sequences:
- the Dnph1 gene encoding 2'-deoxynucleoside 5'-phosphate N-hydrolase 1 isoform X1 produces the protein MAMAASGEPALRSVYFCGSIRGGREDQALYARIVSRLRRYGKVLTEHVADAELEPRGEEATGGDRLIHERDLAWLRQADVVVAEVTQPSLGVGYELGRAVALSKPVLCLFRPQSGRVLSAMIRGAADGSRFQVWDYAEGEVETLVDRYFEACLPQEMDSSSNPSA, from the exons ATGGCGATGGCGGCATCCGGGGAGCCGGCTCTCCGCTCTGTGTACTTCTGCGGGAGCATCCGCGGCGGGCGCGAGGACCAAGCACTGTACGCGCGGATCGTATCGCGGCTGCGGCGCTATGGGAAGGTGCTCACTGAGCACGTGGCTGATGCTGAGCTGGAGCCGCGTG GGGAAGAGGCCACTGGGGGCGACCGGCTTATCCATGAGCGGGACCTGGCCTGGCTGCGGCAGGCAGATG TGGTCGTGGCTGAAGTTACACAGCCATCCTTGGGCGTTGGCTATGAATTGGGCCGGGCAGTAGCTCTTAGTAAGCCAGTTCTATGCCTGTTCCGACCGCAGTCTGGCCGAG TGCTTTCCGCCATGATCCGGGGAGCAGCTGATGGCTCGAGGTTCCAGGTGTGGGACTACGCAGAGGGAGAGGTAGAGACCTTGGTCGATCGGTACTTTGAGGCTTGTCTTCCTCAGGAGATGGATTCCTCCAGTAACCCAAGTGCCTGA